The following are encoded in a window of Phaseolus vulgaris cultivar G19833 chromosome 3, P. vulgaris v2.0, whole genome shotgun sequence genomic DNA:
- the LOC137808691 gene encoding auxin-responsive protein IAA8-like, with protein sequence MSPPLLVTEDEGQSNASMVASASSPSMECFSPHEARFKERNYLGFSDCSSVESSTVPSLSNEKKNLNLKATELRLGLPGSQSPERNPDLFPLTSSKLDEKPLFPLLPTKDGIFALSQKTVVSGNKRGFADTMDTEFPGNAGINMMLSPKPSGIQPTTVKELPSKVLQERPCAANGTGLNHTGASISGSAPASKAQVVGWPPIRSFRKNSLATTSKNNDEVDGKPGPAALFVKVSMDGAPYLRKVDLRNYTTYQELSSALEKMFSCFTLGQCGSHGVPGREMLSESKLKDLLHGSEYVLTYEDKDGDWMLVGDVPWDMFIDTCKRLKIMKGSDAIGLAPRAMEKSRSRS encoded by the exons ATGTCTCCGCCTCTGTTGGTTACTGAAGATGAAGGGCAGAGCAATGCCTCGATGGTAGCGTCTGCATCTTCACCATCCATGGAATGTTTCTCCCCACATGAGGCTAGATTCAAAGAACGCAATTACCTGGGATTCTCAGATTGCTCTTCGGTGGAAAGTTCTACTGTCCCGAGCTTGTCTAATGAGAAAAAGAACCTGAATTTGAAGGCTACTGAGTTGAGGCTGGGCCTTCCTGGATCCCAGTCACCTGAAAGGAATCCGGATCTTTTCCCATTGACCTCATCAAAACTTGACGAGAAACCACTGTTCCCCTTGCTTCCTacaaaggatggaatcttcGCATTGTCCCAGAAAACTGTGGTCTCGGGCAATAAAAGGGGTTTTGCTGACACAATGGACACTGAG TTTCCTGGAAATGCAGGGATAAACATGATGCTATCACCTAAACCTTCTGGGATTCAGCCAACCACAGTGAAAGAACTACCAAGCAAGGTGTTACAGGAACGTCCTTGTGCAGCAAATGGAACTGGCCTTAACCATACAGGAGCTTCTATCAGTGGCAGTGCACCTGCTTCTAA GGCACAAGTTGTTGGTTGGCCTCCTATAAGATCATTTAGGAAAAACTCATTGGCCACCACTTCAAAGAACAATGATGAAGTAGATGGAAAACCAGGTCCAGCCGCTCTGTTTGTGAAGGTCAGCATGGATGGTGCTCCCTATCTGAGGAAGGTAGATCTGAGAAATTATACAACATACCAAGAACTGTCTTCTGCCCTTGAGAAGATGTTCAGCTGTTTCACTCTAG GTCAATGTGGTTCCCATGGAGTGCCAGGAAGAGAAATGTTGAGTGAGAGCAAGCTGAAGGACCTCCTGCATGGTTCGGAATATGTACTTACTTATGAAGATAAAGATGGTGACTGGATGCTTGTTGGAGATGTACCGTGGGA TATGTTCATTGACACATGCAAAAGGCTTAAAATCATGAAGGGTTCTGATGCCATTGGCTTAG CTCCAAGGGCCATGGAAAAATCCAGGAGCAGGAGCTAG
- the LOC137808692 gene encoding uncharacterized protein At5g65660-like: MDTPDLSPPPHVDASRPSLGFPLGTALLLIIIFTLSGVLSCCYHWDRLRSVRQSQSQSQSDPQMHSDPTKSKPPTELRQNRGQSLPVLMPGDDVPKFIAMPCPCQPSRPDNIVVTVELEKQPPKPPQLPVPLYL; encoded by the exons ATGGACACCCCGGATCTTTCGCCGCCGCCACACGTCGACGCTTCTCGACCCTCCCTTGGCTTCCCCTTGGGCACTGCCCTTCTCTTGATCATCATCTTCACCCTCAGTGGCGTCCTCTCTTGCTGCTACCACTGGGATAGGCTCCGCTCCGTTCGTCAATCTCAATCTCAATCTCAGTCCGATCCCCAAATGCATTCCGATCCCACCAAATCTAAACCCCCCACG GAATTGCGGCAGAACAGGGGACAGAGCTTGCCAGTGTTGATGCCGGGGGATGATGTGCCCAAGTTCATAGCCATGCCGTGTCCGTGCCAGCCTTCAAGGCCAGACAACATCGTTGTCACCGTGGAATTGGAGAAGCAGCCTCCCAAACCGCCGCAGCTACCGGTCCCTTTGTATCTGTAA